In the genome of Dermacentor silvarum isolate Dsil-2018 chromosome 1, BIME_Dsil_1.4, whole genome shotgun sequence, one region contains:
- the LOC125942820 gene encoding uncharacterized protein LOC125942820, protein MATGTGSTGTLAASSAAASLHGMAQLRPPPAFDFDNPSSWPSWLLQYEDYSFATGLYAAPTEVQVRSMLYCMGPQARVVLASTTLGDADLKDVVAVKKAFNDHFVHPPNELYESARFHRRTQQPGESADAFYTALRTMVKRCNYSSSDIEERLVRDRFLVGLLDRKLSDQLCRNSRLTLHEALTHVRQHEDADNERNARDSADSSTLAIDTARVRTNVARVRKEKPVSASPDRTTQQLCPFGGRTSHPRADCPARRASCNFCRKSGHFENVCLKKKRGSRKRTPKPSASSIELHAVAGERPNAKFVEVFVDGCPLSFKVDSGAEVYIVPSTYVATLSWHDKFTKQLLYVLATKTVPLLGFPAIQALGVCTFVDQVSGTPQPSGDLRLDPSLFRGLQTLVSNCPTCAETRVQCSEPMLPSVTPTRPWEEVGVDLFHLNGQDYVLLVDYPSRFPEVISLRSTSAPAVINVIKSVFARHGIPRLVRSDNGSQFAAREFSAFADSYGFRHVTSSPHFPQSNGEVERMVRTVKDLLHKADDPYLALLAYRDTPGVNGVSPAQLLMGRRLQTRVPKASHQLEPTWSLLGVIKITAGAKHLTSTEDTRLMNCGLFRQANRSGCGTSPPPRSSWGQHNALAPTWWRLPQVYSSATGCT, encoded by the exons ATGGCTACCGGTACAGGCTCTACCGGAACgctcgctgcttcgtcggccgctGCGTCTCTACATGGCATGGCCCAGCTGCGTCCACCACCGGCGTTTGACTTTGACAACCCCAGCTCCTGGCCCTCATGGCTGCTGCAGTACGAGGACTACTCGTTCGCCACTGGACTTTACGCCGCTCCGACGGAGGTCCAGGTGCGCTCTATGCTCTACTGCATGGGCCCACAAGCCAGGGTAGTCCTCGCGTCCACCACGCTGGGAGACGCGGACCTGAAGGACGTCGTCGCCGTAAAGAAGGCGTTCAACGACCACTTCGTCCACCCGCCGAATGAGCTGTACGAGTCTGCTCGCTTTCAccgccgtacgcagcagccgggTGAGTCGGCCGACGCATTCTACACTGCGCTTCGGACGATGGTCAAGCGTTGCAACTATTCCTCGTCCGACATTGAAGAGCGTCTTGTCCGAGACCGTTTCCTCGTGGGCTTGCTTGACCGCAAGCTCTCGGACCAGCTTTGTCGGAACTCGAGATTGACGTTGCATGAAGCGCTCACGCACGTTCgccagcacgaagacgccgataacgaACGCAACGCTCGTGACTCGGCTGATTCATCGACGCTCGCCATCGACACCGCTCGCGTTCGCACCAACGTCGCTCGCGTTCGCAAGGAAAAGCCAGTGTCAGCGTCTCCTGATAGGACAACGCAGCAGCTGTGCCCATTCGGCGGACGCACATCGCATCCTCGCGCCGACTGTCCGGCTCGCagagcgtcctgcaatttttgcCGCAAAAGTGGCCACTTCGAGAACGTGTGCCTTAAGAAGAAACGCGGCAGCAGGAAGCGCACACCGAAGCCTTCTGCCAGCTCCATCGAGCTACATGCAGTTGCGGGAGAGCGTCCGAACGCGAAGTTCGTCGAAGTATTCGTCGATGGGTGTCCACTTTCCTTCAAGGTGGACTCTGGCGCCGAAGTTTATATCGTACCCA GCACTTACGTTGCTACCTTGTCATGGCACGACAAGTTCACCAAGCAGCTACTCTACgtcctggcaaccaagacggtcccGCTGCTGGGCTTCCCGGCAATCCAGGCCTTGGGCGTCTGCACGTTTGTCGACCAAGTCTCGGGGACTCCACAGCCCTCGGGCGACTTGCGTCTCGATCCCAGCCTCTTCCGAGGACTTCAGACACTGGTGTCAAACTGCCCCACGTGCGCCGAAACCAGAGTGCAGTGCTCGGAACCTATGCTGCCGTCAGTCACTCCAACTCGGCCCTGGGAAGAGGTGGGCGTCGATCTGTTTCATTTGAACGGCCAGGACTACGTCCTTCTGGTGGATTACCCGTCACGCTTCCCGGAGGTCATCAGCCTGCGCTCGACGTCAGCACCTGCGGTGATCAACGTCATCAAGAGCGTCTTCGCGCGCCACGGGATCCCAAGACTGGTGCGCAGCGATAATGGTTCTCAGTTTGCCGCAAGAGAGTTCTCCGCCTTCGCCGATTCCTATGGTTTCCGCCACGTCACTAGCAGCCCCCATTTTCCACAGTCCAACGGGGAGGTGGAACGGATGGTGAGGACGGTTAAGGACCTGCTGCACAAGGCGGATGATCCATACCTTGCGCTCCTGGCATACCGCGATACCCCTGGGGTAAATGGAGtgagccctgctcagctgctcatgggcAGACGCCTACAGACCCGGGTACCGAAGGCGTCGCATCAGCTGGAGCCTACCTGGAGCCTACTCGGCGTGATCAAGATAACCGCAGGCGCCAAGCATCTGACTTCAACAGAAGACACGCGGCTCATGAACTGCGGCCTCTTCAGGCAGGCGAACAGGTCTGGGTGCGGGACGTCACCTCCCCCGCGATCGTCATGGGGCCAGCACAACGCCCTCGCTCCTACGTGGTGGAGACTCCCACAGGTGTACTCCAGCGCAACCGGATGCACCTAG
- the LOC119440612 gene encoding zinc finger protein 135, which translates to MTSPTVFVVKQEPRSDDEGGIGVATPVYNGTESYGATNIANDDSVNGRGGSCGKCGNSTSRTSADKDRVRCSTCSKVLANRTTLLKHLRIHTGEKPYPCPKCNRCFRQKEHRDKHVNVHTQGKAFECVVCSMTFGRRHFLEKHMQNVHKLDLRSAFEQRAVIFLEGSVQVEPVLELKVETVAAAPAAPKPPPAPTHRCPVCHRAFSLRYNLRRHMRTQHGQTSNMCQHCGKGFKRVSGLRTHEITHSDARPYQCSLCGRCFGQKHHLMRHHLVHTPKINIVCSVCQKGFRYASTFFEHMAIHDAEEEMKKKTNQEPQMSREEVREEGGSLEKEDVENIKKTASPLLQERAEDQAFVVYTQQMTYQEHQTAPQEHQTAPQEHQTAPQEHQTAPQEQQWHPEDYVAIENLDLDCMFCGRSMIDPYELYRHLLEHCRETCGADRDECLEIGGTEGMILGL; encoded by the exons TGTCAAGCAAGAGCCACGCAGCGACGACGAAGGCGGCATCGGAGTGGCTACTCCCGTCTACAATGGTACAGAGTCATACGGAGCCACAAACATCGCTAACGACGACAGCGTCAACGGCAGAGGTGGGAGCTGCGGGAAGTGCGGAAATTCGACGTCGAGGACTTCGGCGGACAAAGACCGCGTGAGGTGCTCCACCTGCAGCAAGGTGCTGGCCAACCGCACCACCCTGCTCAAGCACCTGCGCATCCACACGGGCGAGAAGCCGTACCCGTGCCCAAAGTGCAATCGCTGCTTCCGCCAGAAGGAGCACCGCGACAAGCACGTGAACGTGCACACCCAG GGCAAGGCGTTCGAGTGTGTGGTGTGCAGCATGACGTTCGGAAGGCGCCACTTTCTCGAGAAGCACATGCAGAATGTCCACAAGCTGGACCTGAGGTCCGCCTTCGAGCAGCGCGCTGTCATCTTCCTGGAGGGCTCCGTTCAAGTTGAGCCCGTTCTCGAG CTTAAGGTGGAAACCGTCGCAGCAGCGCCGGCGGCCCCCAAGCCTCCTCCAGCACCGACGCACCGGTGCCCGGTGTGCCACAGGGCGTTCAGCCTGCGCTACAACCTACGTCGCCACATGCGCACCCAGCACGGCCAGACGAGCAACATGTGCCAGCACTGCGGCAAGGGCTTCAAGCGAGTCTCCGGCTTGCGCACGCACGAGATCACGCACTCGGACGCTCGTCCTTACCAGTGCTCGCTGTGCGGCCGCTGCTTCGGCCAGAAGCACCACCTCATGAGACACCACTTGGTGCACACGCCCAAGATAAACATCGTCTGCTCTGTCTGCCAGAAAGGCTTCCGCTACGCGTCTACCTTCTTCGAACACATGGCCATCCACGATGCTGAAGAGGAGATGAAGAAGAAGACCAATCAGGAGCCCCAGATGTCGCGAGAGGAAGTCCGAGAAGAAGGCGGAAGCCTTGAGAAGGAAGACGTCGAAAACATTAAGAAAACCGCTAGTCCTCTTCTGCAGGAACGAGCAGAAGACCAAGCCTTTGTTGTCTACACGCAGCAGATGACGTACCAAGAGCACCAGACGGCGCCTCAGGAGCACCAGACGGCGCCTCAGGAGCACCAGACGGCGCCTCAGGAGCACCAGACGGCACCTCAGGAGCAGCAGTGGCACCCCGAGGATTACGTTGCCATCGAGAACCTGGATTTGGACTGCATGTTTTGCGGAAGGTCAATGATTGATCCTTATGAACTGTACCGGCACCTTCTGGAACACTGCAGAGAAACGTGCGGTGCCGATCGGGATGAATGCTTGGAAATTGGGGGCACGGAGGGGATGATACTCGGTCTCTGA